The proteins below come from a single Desulfurellaceae bacterium genomic window:
- a CDS encoding rhodanese-like domain-containing protein: MPVKQTTPPQAYQTLSSDPSVIYLDVRTDEEFTAGHPEGAINIPVIFFDMATRQPSPNPHFQAVVEANIAKGVTVIVGCQAGGRSQRAAEIMQQAGYSDVTNMQGGFGGGQTPTGQVIAGWRDVGLPISADNGDGVSYASLAAKAGLAS, translated from the coding sequence ATGCCGGTCAAACAAACCACCCCGCCTCAAGCCTACCAGACGCTCAGCAGTGATCCGTCGGTCATCTATCTGGACGTGCGGACCGATGAGGAATTTACCGCCGGCCATCCCGAGGGCGCGATCAATATTCCGGTCATCTTTTTTGATATGGCGACCCGCCAGCCGAGTCCGAACCCGCATTTTCAGGCGGTTGTCGAGGCCAATATCGCCAAAGGGGTGACGGTCATTGTCGGCTGTCAGGCCGGCGGACGTTCCCAGCGCGCTGCCGAGATCATGCAGCAGGCTGGCTACAGCGATGTGACCAATATGCAGGGTGGATTCGGGGGTGGGCAGACCCCGACCGGGCAGGTGATAGCGGGCTGGCGCGACGTTGGGCTGCCGATCAGTGCCGATAACGGCGACGGGGTCAGTTATGCCTCGCTGGCCGCCAAAGCCGGACTGGCGTCGTAA
- a CDS encoding alpha/beta fold hydrolase, translated as MPDYNLFSLGHFRLECGRILPDAKLAYKTYGELNAQKSNAILVPSWYSGNHTGYEFLIQPDRCLDPTRYCIITVNMFANGLSSSPSTMPAPLNGPHFPAISIRDNVAAQYRLVRDQLGIEKLALVAGFSMGAQQTFQWAVSHPDMVERIVPLCGAARTTPHTHVFIEGFTSALKADAAWNGGEYDTAPDRGLRAMARVYAGWGFSQAWYRQELNRQIGHPSVEDFLVRFWETFFLQCDANDLLSQAKTWQTHNVGETPGFGGDHKQALASITARAVVMPGQTDLYFPPEDSAAEVECMPNAILKTVPSIWGHFCGAGINPVDTDFIDRAIKDCLAE; from the coding sequence ATGCCGGACTATAATCTCTTTTCACTCGGACATTTTCGCTTGGAGTGCGGTCGGATCCTGCCCGATGCCAAGCTGGCCTACAAGACCTACGGCGAGCTGAACGCCCAGAAGAGCAACGCCATCCTGGTCCCGTCCTGGTACAGCGGCAACCACACCGGCTACGAGTTTCTCATCCAGCCGGATCGCTGTCTGGACCCGACCCGCTACTGCATTATTACGGTCAATATGTTCGCCAACGGGCTGTCCTCGTCGCCCAGCACCATGCCCGCGCCGCTGAACGGCCCGCACTTTCCGGCCATCAGCATCCGGGACAACGTCGCCGCCCAATACCGGCTGGTCCGCGACCAGCTGGGTATCGAAAAGCTGGCCCTGGTCGCCGGCTTCTCAATGGGCGCCCAGCAGACCTTCCAGTGGGCGGTGAGCCACCCGGACATGGTGGAACGGATTGTGCCGCTGTGCGGCGCGGCACGGACCACGCCCCATACCCACGTTTTTATCGAGGGCTTCACCTCGGCCCTCAAGGCCGACGCGGCCTGGAACGGCGGCGAATATGACACCGCGCCGGATCGCGGGCTGCGCGCCATGGCCCGGGTGTACGCCGGCTGGGGCTTCTCCCAGGCCTGGTATCGCCAGGAGTTGAATAGACAGATCGGACATCCCAGCGTCGAGGATTTTCTGGTCCGCTTCTGGGAGACCTTCTTTTTGCAGTGCGACGCCAACGATTTGTTATCTCAGGCCAAGACCTGGCAGACACACAATGTCGGGGAGACGCCCGGCTTCGGCGGCGATCATAAACAGGCGCTGGCTTCAATCACCGCCCGGGCGGTCGTCATGCCGGGCCAGACCGACTTGTATTTTCCGCCCGAGGACAGCGCGGCAGAGGTGGAGTGCATGCCGAACGCCATCCTCAAAACCGTGCCGTCCATCTGGGGTCACTTCTGCGGGGCTGGGATCAACCCGGTTGACACCGATTTTATTGACCGGGCGATCAAGGACTGTCTGGCCGAGTAG
- a CDS encoding YgiT-type zinc finger protein: MTDRDPCEFCDGKVEYGLVRARFHFKGRTTYVDNAPAWMCTRCHEQYFDAPVYKRLEAIARHRNHIKKRISFPLAEYNMSLV, translated from the coding sequence GTGACAGACCGAGACCCGTGTGAATTCTGCGACGGAAAAGTGGAGTATGGACTCGTCCGAGCCAGGTTTCACTTCAAAGGCCGAACGACCTATGTGGACAATGCTCCAGCCTGGATGTGCACTCGGTGCCATGAACAATACTTCGACGCACCCGTCTATAAACGTCTGGAAGCAATCGCGAGGCATCGGAACCACATCAAGAAGAGAATCAGTTTTCCTCTCGCAGAATACAACATGTCTCTGGTTTGA
- a CDS encoding pyridoxine 5'-phosphate synthase — translation MVKLSVNVNKIATLRNARGGDRPNVVQTAQTCIEAGCHGITVHPRPDGRHIRYQDVHDLRALLAGQTVEFNIEGYPSPELLKLVTAVRPTQCTLVPDDPEVLTSDQGWKLHGDTRWLGAILKRLTEEGIRTSLFLDPDTEQVQRAKDLGADRIELYTEGYARLFGTPQRDRVFAPYRQAALTARAARLGLNAGHDLDLNNLPYFARHIPGLLEVSIGHALICDALDMGLRAAVEAYLRALGYAEEQS, via the coding sequence ATGGTCAAACTCAGCGTCAACGTCAATAAAATCGCCACCCTGCGGAACGCCCGGGGCGGCGACCGCCCAAACGTCGTCCAGACCGCCCAAACGTGTATCGAGGCCGGCTGTCACGGCATCACCGTGCATCCGCGCCCGGACGGTCGTCATATCCGGTACCAGGACGTGCACGACCTGCGGGCGCTGCTGGCCGGACAGACGGTCGAGTTCAATATCGAGGGCTACCCGTCGCCCGAGTTGCTGAAACTGGTGACTGCGGTGCGGCCGACCCAGTGTACCCTGGTGCCGGACGATCCCGAGGTCTTGACCTCGGACCAGGGCTGGAAGCTGCACGGCGACACACGCTGGTTGGGCGCTATTCTGAAACGGCTGACCGAGGAGGGCATTCGGACCAGCCTGTTTCTCGACCCCGATACCGAGCAGGTCCAACGGGCCAAAGACCTCGGCGCGGACCGGATTGAGCTGTACACCGAAGGCTACGCCCGGCTGTTCGGGACTCCGCAACGCGACCGCGTCTTTGCTCCCTACCGTCAGGCCGCCCTGACGGCCCGGGCGGCCCGGCTGGGGCTGAACGCCGGGCACGATCTGGATCTGAATAATCTGCCGTATTTTGCGCGACATATACCCGGCCTGCTCGAAGTGTCGATCGGCCATGCCCTGATTTGTGACGCCCTGGACATGGGGCTGCGGGCGGCGGTCGAGGCGTACTTGCGGGCCTTAGGATATGCAGAGGAACAATCGTGA